The segment GGTGCGGGCGGGGAAATAGAGGAGTTCCATCATCGCCTCCGTTCAATCCCGGGGAAAGTCTTTACGGAACACGATACAGTCGTAACCGAGGATGGTTTCCCGTCCGGCCTCGATAAATCCCAGATTCTTATAGAGATGCCGCGCGGCGGTCTGTATGACCGAGGTTTCGAGGATAAACCCGGTATAGTTCATCGCCCTCGCGCTCTTTTCGAGAGCTTCGAGAATCGCCCGTCCGTATCCCTTCCGCTGATACCCCGTGTCGACGCGCATCCTTTTCACCTCGGCGATACCGTCACTATACGGCCTGAAACCCCCGGTGGCGATAATACGTCCGTCCTCGATGCCCACTAGAAACTCCCCATGATTATTGAGATATATCCCTTCGATATTATTATAATCATCATGGGTATGTCCCGTGTCGATATATAATCCGATTGCCTGCATGACGGTACGGTTCAGTTCGATCACCCGTTCGTTGTCGCCGGGACGGTATTGCCGGATATCCATTGTAGCCTCCGGGAATAGTGTAGCATGAAGGGGAAGAAGGGGCAAAAGAAAGGATGAGTAATCGATTTATTGAATTATTTTATCGTGCAAGTTATATTACTACTAAACGTAAGTAGGGGACTACAATGAAAAAAGTTTATACAAGTATCTTTATTACATTATTTACCGTTGTTTTATTTTCATATACTCCTACTTTTTTAAAATTGGAGATAAACCTCGACAACCCTCAAAATATTCTCGATTATTTTTTATTACTTTCAGATGAAGAGTTCATTGGAACAAAACTTCAACTAATTATTTCTGAGTTAAGGCTTGGATCAGATTATAATACTTTAGTCCCTGAAGGAGGGGTTTTAGATAAGATTTCAAATATTATCATTGATAAGAAGAATGCATTTATAAAGATATTTTGGGCTGATGAGTACACAAGTTCCGAGATTACTTTTTGTTATTTTATCAAATCCGATAATAAGAAAAT is part of the Brevinematales bacterium genome and harbors:
- a CDS encoding GNAT family N-acetyltransferase gives rise to the protein MDIRQYRPGDNERVIELNRTVMQAIGLYIDTGHTHDDYNNIEGIYLNNHGEFLVGIEDGRIIATGGFRPYSDGIAEVKRMRVDTGYQRKGYGRAILEALEKSARAMNYTGFILETSVIQTAARHLYKNLGFIEAGRETILGYDCIVFRKDFPRD